In the genome of Salvia miltiorrhiza cultivar Shanhuang (shh) unplaced genomic scaffold, IMPLAD_Smil_shh original_scaffold_371, whole genome shotgun sequence, one region contains:
- the LOC131004312 gene encoding protein PAL OF QUIRKY-like, which produces MDPPPPPSSANSSPRSRHDAWDHEHPKLRLMCSYGGHIIPRPHDKSLCYVGGDTRIVVLDRHCSLADLRSRLSQTLLNGRRFSLKYQLPSEDLDSLISLATDDDLDNMIEEYDRTSLKPPSRLRLFLFPSVPETAASMGSLLDDSKSETWFVDALNGSGLLLPRGLSDSAAAIDTLLAVDRGGKEQAVESPPVVETSSSSGSSSSSPSMANLPPIKVRAEEYMMVGLDEQLSSHMSIAAPPPVAAVRSGGGGDDEKSEKSDHGTVAPTGLRKPPLPLQPVQRKLVDVHNLPSPDSKHATAYSLPSPDSVASDCSMTSGGSVSMYPDASQQQSRGSTMDPKMMQDPPQQQQFIPTSTHYIHHHTPYYPLYPHHATADPHYPMYLVSPTQPSYDAPTGRPLPPPKPEMAPPPPIMHQMVQLPAHHYIGVPQMHPAPAAAAAGGNYGYEYSHHMQDQAYYAQQMANASAAPPPPQYQTMTPAAAVMFSQASPQISPDGNQQHS; this is translated from the exons ATGgatccaccaccgccgccgtcgtcggCCAACTCGTCCCCCCGCTCCCGCCACGACGCATGGGATCACGAGCACCCGAAGCTCCGCCTCATGTGCAGCTACGGCGGCCACATCATCCCCCGCCCCCACGACAAATCCCTCTGCTACGTGGGCGGCGACACCCGCATCGTGGTGCTCGACCGCCACTGCTCACTCGCCGACCTCCGCTCCCGCCTCTCCCAAACCCTCCTCAACGGCCGCCGCTTCTCCCTCAAGTACCAGCTCCCCTCCGAGGACCTCGACTCCCTCATCTCCCTCGCCACCGACGACGACCTCGACAACATGATCGAGGAATACGACCGCACCTCCCTCAAGCCGCCCTCCCGCCTCCGCCTCTTCCTCTTCCCCTCCGTGCCCGAGACCGCCGCCTCCATGGGTTCGCTGCTCGACGACTCCAAGTCCGAGACTTGGTTCGTCGACGCTCTCAACGGCTCCGGCCTGCTCCTCCCCCGGGGCCTCTCCGACTCCGCCGCCGCCATCGACACGCTGCTGGCTGTTGATCGCGGCGGCAAGGAGCAGGCGGTGGAGTCGCCGCCGGTGGTGGAGACGAGCTCGTCGTCGGGGTCGAGCTCGTCGTCGCCTTCGATGGCGAATCTGCCGCCCATCAAGGTTAGGGCAGAGGAGTATATGATGGTTGGGTTGGATGAGCAGCTGTCGTCACACATGAGCATTGCTGCTCCGCCGCCGGTTGCCGCAGTCAGATCcggcggcggaggagatgaTGAGAAATCGGAGAAGTCGGATCATGGCACGGTGGCGCCAACAGGGCTGCGGAAGCCCCCGTTGCCGCTGCAGCCGGTGCAGAGGAAGCTGGTCGATGTTCACAATCTGCCATCGCCGGATTCGAAGCATGCTACTGCCTACAGCTTGCCCTCGCCCGATTCTGTTGCTAG CGATTGCAGCATGACATCCGGTGGATCCGTATCGATGTACCCCGATGCATCTCAGCAACAGAGCCGAGGTAGTACAATGGATCCGAAGATGATGCAAGATCCTCCTCAACAACAACAATTCATCCCAACAAGCACACACTATATCCACCACCACACACCCTACTACCCTCTCTATCCCCACCACGCAACCGCCGACCCGCACTACCCCATGTACTTGGTGTCTCCCACCCAGCCCTCTTACGACGCCCCCACCGGCCGCCCTTTGCCGCCGCCCAAGCCGGAGATGGCGCCGCCGCCACCCATTATGCACCAGATGGTTCAACTCCCCGCTCATCATTACATCGGCGTCCCGCAAATGCACCCGGCGCCGGCGGCCGCGGCTGCTGGTGGGAATTATGGATATGAGTATTCCCATCATATGCAAGATCAGGCTTATTATGCCCAACAGATGGCCAATGCATCagcagcgccgccgccgcctcaatACCAGACTATGACTCCGGCGGCGGCCGTGATGTTCTCTCAGGCCTCACCTCAGATCTCTCCCGATGGCAATCAGCAACACTCTTGA